The Dreissena polymorpha isolate Duluth1 chromosome 4, UMN_Dpol_1.0, whole genome shotgun sequence region TGATACTGATATCTCCAGCAGGAAGAAGGCAGTGGCCACCCACACAAGCTACCTGTCATGCTGTACTTTCACCTGCTCTGATCATCAGGTCAGTTTTCAAGCTCCCAATTACATTTCAACCAGGCAAACTAAAAAACTTGGTATATAAGAATGCACAACTATTATTGATAAAGCTGAGAGAGaagcaaatttattttaaattgttctaAACAGTAGTACAATTGTTTGGTGTTGTTGGCAGATTCTGACAGGGAGTGGTGATAGCACCTGTGCATTGTGGGATGTTGAAAGTGGTCAGCTGATCCAGAGTTTCCATGGACATGCCGGTGATGTCATGAGCATTGACCTTTCACCCTCCGAGACTGGAAACCTGTTTGTGTCTGGGGTGGGTGGTGAATTTTGTCTTCCTCCCAATATTGATGCTGGTAGTAAAGACTTTTGGCTGTTTCCAATAGATGTATAGCATTCTTGACATGCCTTAGAACTatgattttgcttttttttctctTATGATCCTTATGTCTTTATAAAAGTGTATTAATAAAACTCAGTTTGCCTTAACCTTATACATTTTTATTCTCAAGTGATATCAAAAAAGTTAGAGGAGGTTACAAGTTTAGAGGTTAGAAATTAATTTTTACCAGAGCTTAAAAAATTGTTGAGattgaaatatttttgttaaaatagcaAGGTGATTTATCCGTTGTCTGGGTCTTAAACTCTTAATAACCACTCAATGTTTCTTTGCATAAATGTATGGTAGCTTTAATTTCCTTCATTGCCCAGGGCTGTGACCGGACAGCTATGGTGTGGGACATGCGATATGGGGAGTGTGTTCAGGTGTTTGAGGGTCATGAGTCCGACATCAATAACGTGCGCTTCTACCCCAGTGGAGACGCCTTTGCTACGGGCTCTGATGATGCTACTGTAAGTGAGATACTTCTTCTGTATTAATTCCCCCTatggagggcatatagtgatcagaacgtccgtctgtccgtctttccttcacactttgcgtttaggttttgcgtttaagtttcgcaaaatgctcataacttctatgtcccttgagatataaccttcatatttggtatgcatgtgtatatgaacaaggcctttccatacgcacaaaacttttgacccctgtgaccttggacttgaacttaaggtctgcgtttaggtttcaaaatctgcattaaggtttcaaaaaatgctcataacttccgtgtcccttgacatataaccttcatatttggtatgcatgtgtatatggacagggcctttccatacgcacataaatgttgacccctgtgaccttgaccttgaacttaggatcagcgtttaggtttcgaaatctgcgtttaggtttggaaaaatgatcataacttctatgtcccttgagatataaccttcatattttgtatgcatgtgtatatagacaaggcctttccatacgcacaaaaaatgttgacccctgtaaccttgaccttgaacttaaggtccgcatttaggttttaaaatctgtgtttaggtttcttaaaatgctcataacgtttatgtcgcttcagacgtaaccttcatatttggtatacatgtgtatatagacaaggcctttccatacacacaaattttgactcctgtgaccagtgaccttgaccttgaacttagggtcagcgtttaggttttgaaatcagcgttttggtttcgaaaaatgctcataacttctatcaaagcgtttttcggtggcatatgtcatcctatggagacagctcttgtttatgaaaggatttaaaataaaaaatatatattgcttaaGGATGTTGACATGAAATGCagaataaaagaaacattacTCACTTCTATTTTTGAGTAATTACCCATGGCTTAATTTTCTTGTGCAGAACAGAACCATATAGTTTTCTAATCCTGTGTTAAGCACAACTCACAAAGTATTAAAGAAATTAAATCGTATTTAATTTTATGATAGAGGGACTTTGTAGGGTTGTCTGCAGTTCAATCACAATAAGTGTAAcaagtatttaaagttttaattgcTCTTTGGTTAATTTCCTTGTATGGGGTTTAACTTGGTCATATAATTTATGCTATCattgtatgcatgtatattatgaatgcattCATGCCTTTGTAAAAACAGGTTCTTTGTTGTGTAGAGTATGGtaagtcttaaataataaatattattgtccatttgttttattgtttaattttaaatattgggCTTTGGGgcatagtttttttttaactcgGGCATATAGTGGAAGCAGTATTTAACAGATGCAGAAACTGCCTCTACTTTCTTTCCATCTTAGCTGAAATACTTGTGTTTTAGTGTCGACTGTTTGATCTACGGGCAGACCGCGAGGCCAATTGTTATAAGATGGAAAGCATCATATTTGGATGCAATTCTGTGGATTTTTCGATCAGTGGTGAGTATATATTGAATTATAGAATTATAGAATTGAAATTCTGTTTTTTTTAAGCGCAACTGTATTTAAAGCTTAAGCTTTATTAACTGAATATTAACGTAATAAAGACACTCATGCCATTTCCTGGGAAAAAGATTATTTGATGCCTTAAGAGAAGATCCAGAGAATGTTACTACAGTGGGGCTGCCTTAAGAGAAGATCCAGAGAATGTTACTACAGTGGGGCTCACCAGACACCTCCTGATTTCTAGCTTCACATCAATTCCACAATGCCACTGCAACTATgggatttttatgccccaggattgtatgatcaggggcatattgtttttggcctgtctgtctgtcattctgtcccaaaactttaaccttggttcaagttttgcgataacttttgcaatattatgTTCTTATCCAGTAAAAGGAGGGAGTTATTAAATACAGGTGGTTGCCATCACAAATTTGATACATAACATTATGAAGATAAATTCTGTCTAAGGATATCAGTTGAATTTGCAAAGCAGTACTAGAAGTCAAATGACTCTGcttgttttgttgttgaaagGTCAGggtaatttgtgtttttttcaagtaattattattagttaattgaaaaacaacagcaacaaaaacaacaaagaaagtTTTGATATTGAGATAATCATAAGTTAGCTGATGACAAATATGGCCATATGattacatgtaaaatgtttacTACATTATACCGGtacttgttatttattattatacttgtTCTGAAATGCAGTGGtcttaaaacaataacaatgtcTGTTAATGCTGCATGATACTATTGTCTCAAATATAATGTTGATTCAGGGCGATTGTTGTTCGGTGGTTACAACGATCACACGGTGAATGTCTGGGATGTTCTCAAGGGCAACAGGGTGACCAAACTGTATGCACACGAAAACAGAGTGAGCTGTCTGGGCATCTCACCTGACGGTACAGCCCTGTGTACCGGCAGCTGGGACAACACCCTCAAGGTACAGT contains the following coding sequences:
- the LOC127879296 gene encoding guanine nucleotide-binding protein subunit beta-5a-like isoform X2, with the translated sequence MATEVLKVEPQDSIEALQREAEELKKRLEEEKAKLKDVEMCKAASKIDPITNFSMKQRRHLKGHQGKVLCMDWSTDKKHIVSSSQDGKMLVWDAFSTNKEHAVTMPTTWVMACAYGPSGTKVACGGLDNKCTIYPVSLDDTDISSRKKAVATHTSYLSCCTFTCSDHQILTGSGDSTCALWDVESGQLIQSFHGHAGDVMSIDLSPSETGNLFVSGGCDRTAMVWDMRYGECVQVFEGHESDINNVRFYPSGDAFATGSDDATCRLFDLRADREANCYKMESIIFGCNSVDFSISEKIQRMLLQWGCLKRRSRECYYSGAHQTPPDF
- the LOC127879296 gene encoding guanine nucleotide-binding protein subunit beta-5a-like isoform X1; translation: MATEVLKVEPQDSIEALQREAEELKKRLEEEKAKLKDVEMCKAASKIDPITNFSMKQRRHLKGHQGKVLCMDWSTDKKHIVSSSQDGKMLVWDAFSTNKEHAVTMPTTWVMACAYGPSGTKVACGGLDNKCTIYPVSLDDTDISSRKKAVATHTSYLSCCTFTCSDHQILTGSGDSTCALWDVESGQLIQSFHGHAGDVMSIDLSPSETGNLFVSGGCDRTAMVWDMRYGECVQVFEGHESDINNVRFYPSGDAFATGSDDATCRLFDLRADREANCYKMESIIFGCNSVDFSISGRLLFGGYNDHTVNVWDVLKGNRVTKLYAHENRVSCLGISPDGTALCTGSWDNTLKIWA